From the genome of Latilactobacillus curvatus JCM 1096 = DSM 20019:
TGTCTTAAAACGGCAACCTGATTACGCAATGCCATACACTGACCGGAGCGATCCAGAAGCGATTAAGAGTTACTTTGGGATTAGTAAAGGCAGTTTTAAGCGGGCATTAGGCCGGTTAATGAAAAATGGCTTAATTACTCAAGCAGAGGGCCTAACGAGTTTAACTGAAAAAGGTCAAGCTGATATTGCCCCAATTACAGATGACGAGAAGCAAGACTAAGCTTTTTTGAATGATTGAAAAGGAAGTTGCTAAATGGATAAAGCTGAGCAATTAGACCGAATATCCGAGCAGCTACAAGCGGCCGGCTACAAGTTAACAGCACAACGCTCTGCGACGGTGGCGGTCATTTTGGACCATGCCCAAGCGCATCTGAGTGCCGAACAGATTTTTATGGCAACTAAAGAGGTGGTCCCTGAAATTGGGTTGGCCACTGTGTATCGCACCCTTGAGATGTTGACGGAACTGCATGTGTTGAATAAAGTTCGGTTCATTGAAGATGGGATGACCCACTATGACTTGTGTGAGACTGATCACGACCATCATTTCCACCATCACCTGTTGTGTCTGCAATGTGGGGCAATCGAAGAAATTCATACGGATTTATTGCCTGCCGTGGAACAACAGGTATATGATGATTACACATTTACGGTGTTAGATCATCGTTTAACATTTCACGGGATTTGTGCACGTTGCCAACAGATTAACCAACAAAATGGGTTACCAGCCAATCAACTGGATCCTAGTCGCCAAATTGACGTGACGCAGTTGTAAAAGAGGAAGCACATGGATGATTTAATTCAAGATTATTTACATTATTTAAAAGTTGAACGCGGTCTTTCGGAGAATACGCGCCAGAGTTATCGGCAGGATTTACAACAGTTTGCGGCGTTTTTACAACGTCAGCAGGTTGCCAATTTTACTGAAGACCGCTTTTTAATTTTGAACTACTTGCAAGAACAAACTGATGCGCATAAGGCACAAAGTAGTATTACACGGAGCATTTCAACGTTACGTAAATTCTATCAGTATTTAGCGCGTGAAAAGCAGATTAAACAAAATCCGATGCTCCAAATCGATTCGCCCAAACAAGGCCGTCATCTACCGGCTGTTTTATCGACGGCGGAGATTGAGCGACTATTGGCGGCACCAGATACGAGCACCGCACTTGGATTACGAGATCGAGCGATTCTAGAGGTTTTATATGCGACGGGGTTACGAGTTAGCGAGCTGATTCATCTAAAGATGGCTGATTTGCATTTATCACTGGGCTTAATTCAGACCCTCGGCAAAGGGAATAAGGAACGGATTATACCGATTGGTGATGTAGCGGTTGATTGGATTAATCAATACCTCGATCGTAGCCGGAATCAATTAACGAAGGGGCGTGCTAACCCGTACCTGTTTGTTAATTTCCATGGTAACGGGTTGACGCGCCAAGGGATTTGGAAGAACCTGAAGGCACATGTTAAAACGGCTGGGATTGAAAAAGACGTGACCCCACATACATTGCGGCATTCGTTTGCCACTGTGCTACTTGAAAATGGCGCAGATCTGCGAATTGTACAAGAATTATTGGGGCATTCAGATATTTCAACGACTCAAATTTACACGCATATTAGTAAGAAACATTTGACAGAAGTTTACCAACGGAGTCATCCACGCGATTAAATTAGATTTGTCGCGCTTTATAAACTATGGTAGAGTTAATGCTATTAGAACTTTGTTTGATCAATGGAGGTCAACATGTTATTCAAGTATAAAAATGATTATGAAAAGATTGCGATGGGCTTTTTATCCTTCGTACCGGATTTAAAAGAAGTCAGTCATGTACAAGCTGAATTGGCGCTCTATACGTCGGATGAGCAACGCAATTTATATTTATGGCGCAATGAAGCCGGCGATTTTGCCGGTGTTGTGGGGATTGAACTGGGTGCGGACTATATTTTAGTGCGCCATATTTCACTGAACCCTTCGGAACGTAGCGACGAGAACTATTTCACCATGTTGGATGAATTAGCGGCGCTTTATCCTGAAAGTCGCGTGATGGGTTCGTTAGAGACTGCGCCATTGATTGCTAAATGGGAACAACATCAGAATACAGAAATGGACTAGATTGACCAATGACTGAACAATTAACGTTGGTCTTGACTGATTTTGAAGGACCACTCGATTTATTATTACATTTAATTAAGCAAACTAAGATTGATATTTATGATATTCCCATTGCTGAAATCACCGCGCAATATCTTGATTACTTGCACCAAATGCAAGTATTGAAACTAGATGTTGCAGGTGATTATTTAGTAATGGCGGCGACGTTGATGAAGATTAAGAGTAAGTTGCTCTTACCTAAGGCACCTGAATTAATTGAAGAAGAAACAGAAGAATACGTCGATCCACGGCAGGAATTAGTGGACCAACTATTGGCGTACCAAGCCTTCCAAAAGGTCGCAACGGTTTTGCAAGAGCGCGAATTGGAGCGCCAACAGCTCTTTGCTAAGCCAGCTAGTAGTAATCCAGCTGAAAAAGTGGTCCCACTGGCGCGCGGCGTGATTAAGCCACGCGATTTAGCGGCCGCAGTTTCTAAAATGTTGGTCGAAGCCCAAGCTAAACAACCGGTCTTCAAAACGGTCCAAAATGACGAAATTTCGATTACGGATAAAATGAGTTGGATTGTGCGTCATTTAGCCGCTCAACCAGTTGCTTTTGAAGCGTTGGTCGTTGTTAAAACAGATCGAGATGAAATCGTCACAACATTTTTAGCCGTACTAGAATTGATGAAGGATCGAAAAATTATTTGCGAACAAGCCGACTATGATGCACCAATCATGGTTCGGTTGAAGGAGGGCATTTCAGTTGAATCATCTCGCTGAAATTGAGAGTTTATTATATGTCGCGGGGGACGAAGGAATTGCGCTTGCGCAAATTGCGCAACTTATTCATCTCGATGAACCGGCAGTCCGCCAGTTATTAGAAAAATTGGCAAATCGTTACCGCGGCAACACTGAATCGGGTTTGAACCTGATTCAAGCCGAAGATATCTATAAATTAGTCACCAAAAAAGAATACGCGACGTTGTTGAAGACCTATTTTGATGGACCGGTGTCAACTAGTATTAGTCAGGCCGCTCTTGAGGTATTGGCAATTATTGTCTATCGCCAACCAATCACGCGGATTGAAGTCGATGAGGTCCGAGGTGTTCAAAGTAGTGGGGCCATCCAAACCTTGTTAGCCCGCCAATTAATTAGCGAAAAAGGGCGTAAGGATGCGCCTGGTCGGCCAATTTTATATGGAACGAGCACCTATTTCTTAGATTACTTTGGTCTTGAATCGCTCGATGAATTACCACCACTTGAACAATTGGCACTTGACGCTGATGTCGATGGTAGTGAAGGTGGTACAGCAGACTTGTATTACCGTCAATTTGAACAAACGTTAAATGAAACAGATACGACGTCGGAAGAGACGTCCAAAGGAGAACAATAAATGGAACGATTACAAAAAGTGATTGCAAATGCTGGGGTAGCTTCAAGACGGAAAGCAGAAACCTTAATTGCAACTGGTCACGTCACCTTAAATGGTGAAGTGGTGAAGGAAATGGGTATCAAGGTGGATAGCACAAGCGATCATATTGAAGTTGACGGTGTGCCGTTAACGCGTGAACGCAAGGTCTATTATGTCTTGTATAAACCACGCCAAGTGATTTCAGCAGTGACAGATGATAAGAAACGCCGGGTCGTCACTGAATACCTTGGCGATATCGTTGAACGGGTTTATCCAATCGGCCGATTAGATTACGATACATCTGGCTTAT
Proteins encoded in this window:
- a CDS encoding segregation and condensation protein A translates to MTEQLTLVLTDFEGPLDLLLHLIKQTKIDIYDIPIAEITAQYLDYLHQMQVLKLDVAGDYLVMAATLMKIKSKLLLPKAPELIEEETEEYVDPRQELVDQLLAYQAFQKVATVLQERELERQQLFAKPASSNPAEKVVPLARGVIKPRDLAAAVSKMLVEAQAKQPVFKTVQNDEISITDKMSWIVRHLAAQPVAFEALVVVKTDRDEIVTTFLAVLELMKDRKIICEQADYDAPIMVRLKEGISVESSR
- the scpB gene encoding SMC-Scp complex subunit ScpB, producing MNHLAEIESLLYVAGDEGIALAQIAQLIHLDEPAVRQLLEKLANRYRGNTESGLNLIQAEDIYKLVTKKEYATLLKTYFDGPVSTSISQAALEVLAIIVYRQPITRIEVDEVRGVQSSGAIQTLLARQLISEKGRKDAPGRPILYGTSTYFLDYFGLESLDELPPLEQLALDADVDGSEGGTADLYYRQFEQTLNETDTTSEETSKGEQ
- the xerD gene encoding site-specific tyrosine recombinase XerD, whose protein sequence is MDDLIQDYLHYLKVERGLSENTRQSYRQDLQQFAAFLQRQQVANFTEDRFLILNYLQEQTDAHKAQSSITRSISTLRKFYQYLAREKQIKQNPMLQIDSPKQGRHLPAVLSTAEIERLLAAPDTSTALGLRDRAILEVLYATGLRVSELIHLKMADLHLSLGLIQTLGKGNKERIIPIGDVAVDWINQYLDRSRNQLTKGRANPYLFVNFHGNGLTRQGIWKNLKAHVKTAGIEKDVTPHTLRHSFATVLLENGADLRIVQELLGHSDISTTQIYTHISKKHLTEVYQRSHPRD
- a CDS encoding Fur family transcriptional regulator, with translation MDKAEQLDRISEQLQAAGYKLTAQRSATVAVILDHAQAHLSAEQIFMATKEVVPEIGLATVYRTLEMLTELHVLNKVRFIEDGMTHYDLCETDHDHHFHHHLLCLQCGAIEEIHTDLLPAVEQQVYDDYTFTVLDHRLTFHGICARCQQINQQNGLPANQLDPSRQIDVTQL